A portion of the Calothrix sp. 336/3 genome contains these proteins:
- a CDS encoding PIN domain-containing protein, with amino-acid sequence MKMRELFSGYYSPTENELKYIWKECIFAFDANILLNIYRYTPKARERFLDILRNLRERIWIPYQVAFEYQKERNNVISQRLKGHEKLLSEKSDCFSKLKKILDNQHTFLDDEAKNEIKIVLEQAERKIKNVIDDDKLKNSSVNFDKIRDCLDEILGDNVGEKYSLDDLQKKYKKAQERFDKKIPPGYEDNKKQEPEKYGDFIIWQQLIDYANSQKKPLIFVTDDKKGDWWSILDGEIKGVRPELVQEIKNETGVAFYMYTNYKFMEYAERFLDLPHEQEVIDEARNINLEEEAQEKIEIAKNIEYISDVKQLEQISALTDKILLRNIDLDALKKYLRQDLTTRNINLDTLNKDIRQDLIRRKIELDIINKAIGLV; translated from the coding sequence ATGAAAATGCGCGAATTATTCTCTGGATATTATTCCCCAACTGAAAATGAATTGAAATATATCTGGAAAGAATGCATTTTTGCTTTTGATGCTAATATACTTTTGAATATTTATCGCTATACCCCTAAAGCAAGAGAAAGATTTCTTGACATTTTAAGGAATCTCAGAGAAAGAATCTGGATTCCGTATCAAGTTGCTTTTGAGTATCAGAAGGAGCGCAATAATGTAATCAGTCAACGATTGAAGGGACATGAAAAATTATTATCAGAGAAATCTGATTGTTTTTCAAAACTTAAAAAAATATTAGATAATCAACACACTTTTTTAGATGATGAAGCTAAAAACGAAATTAAAATCGTTTTAGAACAAGCAGAACGAAAAATAAAGAATGTTATTGATGATGATAAGTTAAAAAATAGCTCAGTAAACTTTGATAAAATTCGTGATTGCTTAGATGAAATACTAGGAGATAATGTTGGTGAAAAGTATAGCTTAGATGACTTACAAAAAAAGTATAAAAAGGCTCAGGAAAGATTCGATAAAAAAATTCCTCCTGGTTATGAGGATAATAAAAAGCAAGAACCAGAAAAATATGGAGATTTTATCATTTGGCAGCAATTAATTGATTACGCTAACTCGCAGAAAAAACCTTTAATTTTCGTGACAGATGACAAAAAAGGAGATTGGTGGTCAATATTAGATGGTGAGATAAAAGGTGTACGCCCAGAATTAGTTCAAGAAATTAAAAATGAAACAGGTGTAGCTTTCTATATGTATACTAATTATAAATTTATGGAGTATGCTGAACGATTTTTAGATCTCCCACATGAACAAGAGGTTATTGATGAAGCAAGAAATATTAATTTAGAAGAAGAAGCTCAAGAAAAAATAGAAATAGCAAAAAATATAGAATACATCTCTGATGTGAAACAATTGGAACAAATAAGTGCTTTGACTGATAAAATTCTATTGCGAAACATTGACTTAGATGCCTTAAAAAAATATCTTAGACAAGATTTGACGACAAGAAATATTAATTTAGATACCTTAAACAAAGATATTAGACAAGACTTGATTAGAAGAAAAATTGAACTAGATATCATTAACAAAGCTATAGGTTTAGTCTGA
- a CDS encoding type II toxin-antitoxin system HicA family toxin, with protein MKSGLVTVPGKLSDDLAPGTFNSILKQAQLKAETKDSEEKSQTEEQQQEEEN; from the coding sequence ATAAAATCAGGTTTAGTTACAGTCCCAGGGAAATTATCTGATGATTTAGCACCAGGCACTTTCAATAGTATTTTGAAGCAAGCTCAATTGAAAGCAGAGACAAAAGATAGCGAGGAAAAATCCCAAACTGAAGAGCAACAACAAGAGGAAGAAAATTGA
- a CDS encoding type II toxin-antitoxin system HicB family antitoxin has product MRYAIVIEKAANNYSAYVPDLPGCVATGMTVREVSQQIKEAIEFHIEGLREEGLIVPEPTTLCEYVEAS; this is encoded by the coding sequence ATGCGTTACGCAATTGTGATTGAAAAAGCAGCAAACAACTATTCAGCTTATGTGCCAGATTTACCTGGATGTGTGGCTACTGGTATGACTGTTCGAGAAGTCAGCCAACAAATAAAAGAAGCTATTGAATTCCATATAGAAGGGTTGCGAGAAGAGGGTTTAATCGTTCCCGAACCAACTACTTTATGTGAGTATGTGGAAGCTTCGTAA
- a CDS encoding type II toxin-antitoxin system RelE/ParE family toxin — protein MAFQVRLTQTAKTEIDGAYSWLREQNAEFADKWFRGLMDTIATLQEKPLRCGLAVENDTFTEEIRQLIYGKSRNKYRILFEVREETVFVLHVRHSSQAPLTGREEEYE, from the coding sequence ATGGCATTTCAAGTTAGATTGACTCAGACAGCGAAAACTGAAATCGATGGGGCTTATTCTTGGTTAAGAGAACAAAATGCAGAATTTGCTGATAAGTGGTTTCGAGGATTAATGGATACAATTGCAACTTTGCAGGAAAAGCCTCTGCGTTGTGGTTTAGCTGTTGAAAACGATACATTTACAGAGGAGATTCGTCAGCTTATTTACGGGAAGTCAAGAAATAAGTATCGAATTTTGTTTGAAGTTCGGGAAGAGACTGTTTTTGTGCTTCATGTTCGTCACAGTTCGCAAGCACCATTGACGGGTAGGGAAGAAGAATACGAGTAG
- a CDS encoding type II toxin-antitoxin system Phd/YefM family antitoxin yields the protein MLNISRDIHSLSSFKRNTVEFIEQMKQTGEPVVLTVNGKAELVVQDAESYQKLLDALERLEAIAGIKKGLEDVEAGRTTSLSEFEQEMQQKYGISS from the coding sequence ATGCTAAACATCAGTCGAGACATCCATTCCCTTTCCAGCTTCAAGCGCAACACTGTGGAATTTATCGAACAAATGAAGCAGACAGGAGAACCTGTCGTACTGACAGTCAACGGAAAAGCCGAACTCGTCGTTCAGGATGCCGAATCTTACCAAAAATTGCTGGATGCGTTGGAAAGATTAGAAGCAATAGCGGGGATTAAGAAGGGATTGGAAGATGTAGAAGCTGGTAGAACTACATCTTTGAGTGAATTCGAGCAGGAAATGCAGCAAAAATATGGCATTTCAAGTTAG